The Salvelinus namaycush isolate Seneca chromosome 1, SaNama_1.0, whole genome shotgun sequence genome has a window encoding:
- the LOC120050261 gene encoding extensin-like, whose translation MSQWDIPPSQWHIDPSQWHIDPSQWDIPPSQWDIPPSQWDIPPSQWDIPPSQWHIPPSQWDIPPSQWDIDPSQWDIDPSQWDIPPSQWDIPPSQWHIPPSECDIPPSQWHIPPSEWDIDPSQWHIPPSQWHIPPSEWDIDPSQWDIPPSQWDIDPSQWDIPPSQWDIPPSQWHIPPSQWDIPPSQWHIPPSQWHIPPSQWHIPPSQWDIPPSQWHIPPSQWDIPPSQWHIPPSQWHIPPSQWDIPPSQWHIPPSQWHIPPSQWDIPPSQWDIPPSQWHIPPSQWDIPPSQWDIPPSQWHIPPSQWHIPPSQWDIDPSQWDIPPSQWHIPPSQWHIPSSQWHIPPSQWDIPPSQWDIDPSQWDIDPSQWDIPPSQWDIPPSQWHIPPSECDIPPSQWHIPPSEWDIDPSQWHIPPSQWHIPPSEWDIDPSQWDIPPSQWDIDPSQWDIPPSQWDIPTSQWHIPPSQWDIPPSQWDIPPSQWDIDPSQWDIPPSQWHIPPSQWDIPPSEWDIPPSQWHIPPSQWHIPPSEWDIPPSQWHIPPSQWHIPPSQWDIPPSEWDIPPSQWDIPPSEWDIDPSQWDIPPSQWHIPPSEWDIPPSQWDIPTSEWDIDPSQWDIPPSQWHIPPSQWDIDPSQWDIPPSQWHIPPSQWDIDPSQWDIPPSQWHIDPSQ comes from the coding sequence ATGTCTCAGTGGGACATTCCCCCTTCTCAGTGGCACATTGACCCTTCTCAGTGGCACATTGACCCTTCTCAGTGGGACATTCCCCCTTCTCAGTGGGACATTCCCCCTTCTCAGTGGGACATTCCCCCTTCTCAGTGGGACATTCCCCCTTCTCAGTGGCACATTCCCCCTTCTCAGTGGGACATTCCCCCTTCTCAGTGGGACATTGACCCTTCTCAGTGGGACATTGACCCTTCTCAGTGGGACATTCCCCCTTCTCAGTGGGACATTCCCCCTTCTCAGTGGCACATTCCCCCTTCTGAGTGTGACATTCCCCCTTCTCAGTGGCACATTCCCCCTTCTGAGTGGGACATTGACCCTTCTCAGTGGCACATTCCCCCTTCTCAGTGGCACATTCCCCCTTCTGAGTGGGACATTGACCCTTCTCAGTGGGACATTCCCCCTTCTCAGTGGGACATTGACCCTTCTCAGTGGGACATTCCCCCTTCTCAGTGGGACATTCCCCCTTCTCAGTGGCACATTCCCCCTTCTCAGTGGGACATTCCCCCTTCTCAGTGGCACATTCCCCCTTCTCAGTGGCACATTCCCCCTTCTCAGTGGCACATTCCCCCTTCTCAGTGGGACATTCCCCCTTCTCAGTGGCACATTCCCCCTTCTCAGTGGGACATTCCCCCTTCTCAGTGGCACATTCCCCCTTCTCAGTGGCACATTCCCCCTTCTCAGTGGGACATTCCCCCTTCTCAGTGGCACATTCCCCCTTCTCAGTGGCACATTCCCCCTTCTCAGTGGGACATTCCCCCTTCTCAGTGGGACATTCCCCCTTCTCAGTGGCACATTCCCCCTTCTCAGTGGGACATTCCCCCTTCTCAGTGGGACATTCCCCCTTCTCAGTGGCACATTCCCCCTTCTCAGTGGCACATTCCCCCTTCTCAGTGGGACATTGACCCTTCTCAGTGGGACATTCCCCCTTCTCAGTGGCACATTCCCCCTTCTCAGTGGCACATTCCCTCTTCTCAGTGGCACATTCCCCCTTCTCAGTGGGACATTCCCCCTTCTCAGTGGGACATTGACCCTTCTCAGTGGGACATTGACCCTTCTCAGTGGGACATTCCCCCTTCTCAGTGGGACATTCCCCCTTCTCAGTGGCACATTCCCCCTTCTGAGTGTGACATTCCCCCTTCTCAGTGGCACATTCCCCCTTCTGAGTGGGACATTGACCCTTCTCAGTGGCACATTCCCCCTTCTCAGTGGCACATTCCCCCTTCTGAGTGGGACATTGACCCTTCTCAGTGGGACATTCCCCCTTCTCAGTGGGACATTGACCCTTCTCAGTGGGACATTCCCCCTTCTCAGTGGGACATTCCCACTTCTCAGTGGCACATTCCCCCTTCTCAGTGGGACATTCCCCCTTCTCAGTGGGACATTCCCCCTTCTCAGTGGGACATTGACCCTTCTCAGTGGGACATTCCCCCTTCTCAGTGGCACATTCCCCCTTCTCAGTGGGACATTCCCCCTTCTGAGTGGGACATTCCCCCTTCTCAGTGGCACATTCCCCCTTCTCAGTGGCACATTCCCCCTTCTGAGTGGGACATTCCCCCTTCTCAGTGGCACATTCCCCCTTCTCAGTGGCACATTCCCCCTTCTCAGTGGGACATTCCCCCTTCTGAGTGGGACATTCCCCCTTCTCAGTGGGACATTCCCCCTTCTGAGTGGGACATTGACCCTTCTCAGTGGGACATTCCCCCTTCTCAGTGGCACATTCCCCCTTCTGAGTGGGACATTCCCCCTTCTCAGTGGGACATTCCCACTTCTGAGTGGGACATTGACCCTTCTCAGTGGGACATTCCCCCTTCTCAGTGGCACATTCCCCCTTCTCAGTGGGACATTGACCCTTCTCAGTGGGACATTCCCCCTTCTCAGTGGCACATTCCCCCTTCTCAGTGGGACATTGACCCTTCTCAGTGGGACATTCCCCCTTCTCAGTGGCACATTGACCCTTCTCAGTGA